A genomic region of Dermacentor andersoni chromosome 9, qqDerAnde1_hic_scaffold, whole genome shotgun sequence contains the following coding sequences:
- the LOC126528179 gene encoding T-cell immunomodulatory protein: protein MVMEVVTAASAIAVLLSAVFLKEASSFRDITAEVFGSAQPSVLGAFGDFNSDKLTDLFLTSNDSHKLEIWAATGVKPSFEKSEVQCTVPGVITGIMPGDFDGDSIMDVLVTSKDSGDKSDALDVRIFWGRLRMGVDCENSTHVAGVGWQPLLLDYNGDRIVDLLSARVEDPNTRTVWMFGPSRIPATVALGVGASALSKPHSNSFVDLNDDMTADLMLTSESSMEVWYWVGNSSFSGPNRRDYPPDAAVKGQSLFVDVDADGDMEHVMPVCLGSSDCKHSAIMVLNGSSHWVTWFESFQDAANYTWKFHVDEGQPSDVAIPVALRTGDVDMDGYPDFLAILEGKPPGQKKIVTRVTLLLNVRCSHCPFGRNLVPYWNYGALANFDSAKLAAFFDIDEDGHMDILLTNGTSQNGFHTYALRNQFSDDACFIKVLAVSGLCYTDCPQGHLAYGTNQPGPLVRYRIITSSGHPQESCSSQLYQSAHYALQLPYSVFGLGQSPNFVDVLTVALANNESTEHPSVHHQWTQIIPNSQMVVIPYPANDPSRWVNKLFVTPGRQVLLTFVALAGTCVFIVLIIGALHWLEKREDRRMKLQEAQQFHFDAM from the exons ATGGTGATGGAAGTCGTGACAGCCGCCAGCGCGATCGCCGTCCTGCTCTCGGCCGTGTTTCTCAAAGAAGCTTCGAGCTTCCGCGACATCACGGCTGAAGTATTCGGCAGCGCCCAACCGAGCGTTCTCGGCGCCTTCGGCGACTTCAACTCGGACAAGCTCACCGATCTCTTCCTCACGTCGAACGATTCCCACAAGCTGGAGATATGGGCCGCCACGGGCGTGAAGCCGTCGTTCGAGAAGTCCGAGGTGCAGTGCACCGTTCCGGGCGTCATCACGGGCATCATGCCGGGCGACTTCGACGGTGATTCCATCATGGACGTGCTGGTAACGTCCAAGGACAGCGGCGACAAGTCCGACGCCCTCGACGTTCGAATCTTCTGGGGTCGCTTGCGAATGGGCGTGGACTGCGAGAACAGCACGCACGTAGCGGGCGTAGGCTGGCAGCCGCTGCTGTTGGACTACAACGGTGACCGGATCGTCGACCTACTGTCCGCGCGAGTGGAAGACCCCAACACGAGGACCGTGTGGATGTTCGGTCCGAGCAGGATTCCGGCGACCGTGGCGCTCGGTGTGGGTGCGAGCGCGCTCTCGAAGCCGCACTCGAATTCCTTCGTGGACCTGAATGACGACATGACCGCCGATCTTATGCTGACCTCCGAGTCCTCCATGGAGGTCTGGTACTGGGTCGGCAACAGTTCGTTCAGCGGTCCGAACAGGCGCGACTACCCGCCTGACGCCGCAGTGAAAGGTCAGTCCCTCTTTGTCGACGTCGACGCAGACGGCGACATGGAGCACGTAATGCCCGTCTGCCTCGGAAGCTCAGACTGTAAGCACTCGGCGATAATGGTGCTCAATGGTAGTAGCCACTGGGTCACCTGGTTCGAGTCATTTCAAGACGCCGCCAACTACACTTGGAAATTCCATGTTGATGAGGGCCAACCGTCCGATGTCGCGATTCCAGTCGCCTTACGTACAGGGGACGTTGACATGGACGGTTACCCCGACTTCTTGGCGATATTGGAAGGCAAGccgccgggccagaagaagataGTCACCCGGGTCACACTCCTGCTCAACGTCCGCTGCTCGCACTGCCCGTTCGGGCGAAACTTGGTCCCTTACTGGAATTACGGAGCCCTGGCGAACTTTGACTCCGCCAAGCTGGCAGCGTTCTTCGACATCGACGAAGACGGGCACATGGACATCCTGCTGACTAACGGAACCAGCCAGAATGGCTTTCACACGTACGCGCTTCGCAACCAGTTTAGCGACGATGCGTGCTTCATCAAGGTTTTGGCGGTGAGCGGCCTCTGCTACACCGACTGCCCACAGGGTCACCTGGCCTACGGCACGAATCAACCGGGCCCCCTGGTGCGGTACCGGATCATAACGTCCAGTGGCCACCCGCAG GAAAGTTGCAGCAGCCAGCTATATCAGTCTGCACACTACGCGCTGCAGCTGCCTTATTCGGTGTTTGGCCTTGGCCAGTCGCCGAACTTTGTGGACGTTCTGACTGTCGCCTTAGCTAACAACGAGAGCACCGAGCATCCCAGCGTGCACCACCAGTGGACCCAAATCATCCCAAACTCGCAGATGGTGGTCATCCCATATCCGGCAAATGACCCGTCACGCTGGGTCAACAAGCTTTTCGTCACTCCGGGACGACAG GTGTTGCTGACATTTGTTGCCCTGGCTGGAACATGTGTCTTCATTGTGCTGATCATCGGGGCCTTGCACTGGCTGGAGAAACGAGAGGACCGCCGTATGAAGCTCCAAGAGGCGCAACAATTCCACTTTGATGCCATGTAG
- the bug gene encoding thioredoxin domain-containing protein 15: MAPVSFLCCVFVVSLFSCQGEQVDEIVVTSRENTEDTVVNEPEVPGAQSVLPVDAAEGDAETNSTADDTNNSTETAGARNASSTSNPIRCLPSNASRNESDEFNALQLINGTALLQELSPAPNKTNSTSGRCIVVTFYSPYCNFCASAAPYVNALPAGFPDLEFYAVDVVKSSHINMRYGLVAVPSILLFHNGRAVAKFNDTFVTMQGLMAFVTRHTGMQASRPLDPDYNGPLADKPLEYTDWVLVSAWLFTIVCAVGAFLRSSLCKRMVASVQNAWREAQHQHQD, translated from the coding sequence ATGGCTCCTGTGTCGTTTTTGTGCTGCGTGTTCGTCGTTTCGTTATTTTCTTGCCAAGGCGAGCAGGTTGATGAAATTGTCGTAACGTCTCGTGAAAACACCGAAGACACGGTCGTCAATGAACCAGAAGTCCCAGGTGCCCAGAGTGTACTACCTGTCGACGCCGCCGAAGGGGACGCGGAAACGAACAGCACTGCCGACGACACCAACAACTCCACGGAAACGGCTGGCGCCCGCAACGCGTCGTCGACGTCCAATCCGATCCGATGCCTTCCCAGTAACGCGTCGAGGAACGAAAGCGACGAATTCAACGCGTTGCAGCTGATCAACGGCACGGCCCTTCTTCAGGAGCTCTCGCCTGCGCCAAACAAGACGAACTCGACCAGCGGCCGTTGCATTGTCGTCACGTTCTACTCGCCCTACTGCAATTTTTGCGCCAGCGCTGCGCCCTACGTCAACGCTCTGCCCGCCGGCTTTCCCGATCTCGAGTTCTACGCCGTGGACGTCGTCAAGTCGAGCCACATAAACATGCGCTACGGCCTCGTCGCCGTCCCCAGTATACTTCTCTTCCACAACGGCCGCGCCGTGGCCAAGTTTAACGACACGTTCGTGACTATGCAAGGTTTGATGGCGTTCGTTACCAGGCACACGGGAATGCAAGCCAGTCGGCCGCTAGACCCAGACTACAATGGTCCGCTGGCTGATAAACCGCTAGAATACACAGACTGGGTGCTCGTTTCGGCGTGGCTGTTCACCATCGTCTGTGCCGTGGGCGCCTTTCTGCGGTCGAgcctctgcaagagaatggtggCCAGTGTCCAGAACGCTTGGCGGGAAGCGCAACACCAGCATCAAGACTGA